The Arachis hypogaea cultivar Tifrunner chromosome 16, arahy.Tifrunner.gnm2.J5K5, whole genome shotgun sequence genome contains a region encoding:
- the LOC112697772 gene encoding uncharacterized protein, which produces MGKRNSQRKNAAVLLDSDDEGSVSSSSSARTDKMSVTGNEEVHVDQETLLDQALDALDEKRGSTREKALSVIIETFNSNMQHQFVEKKFATLLHSCLASIKKGSKKASAKEIALASHAIGLLAITVGCGDNAREIFEESVNTLDEYLTSKSNATKIPPFLECLAIITFVGGNDEEETQRSMDILWRVIHPKLGSNVVAAKPSAPLITAVVSAWSFLLSTLSELKLNSKFWQSSISYLSSLLEKEDRSVRIAAGEALALIFDIGSIQKFSAASESTGDMTQEESKVQESYIHLQGLKGKVKNQVENLSVEAGGKGSAKKDLNTQRNLFRDILDFFEYGDSPEISMKIGGDSLQTSSWSQMIQLNYLKHFLGGGFIKHMQENGFLHDVFNFTPKKRYLGGNEPRMSSGEKRMFKSPNSVQNKARTQLLNKQRLLSEGRNLGHYAANAGDDEA; this is translated from the exons ATGGGAAAGC GTAATTCTCAACGGAAGAATGCTGCAGTATTGTTGGACAGTGATGATGAAGGTAGTGTGAGTTCATCATCGAGTGCCCGAACTGACAAAATGTCGGTGACAGGGAACGAAGAGGTGCACGTTGATCAGGAGACTCTGCTCGATCAAGCTCTTGATGCATTAGATGAGAAAAG GGGTTCTACAAGGGAGAAAGCTTTGTCAGTGATTATTGAGACATTTAATAGTAATATGCAGCATCAGTTtgtggagaagaa ATTTGCTACTTTATTACATTCTTGTCTTGCTTCAAtaaaaaaaggatccaaaaagGCATCTGCAAAGGAGATAGCATTGGCATCTCATGCAATCG GTCTTTTGGCCATTACTGTTGGTTGTGGTGATAATGCACGAGAAATATTTGAGGAATCAGTTAATACCCTGGATGAGTATCTTACATCTAAGTCAAACGCTACAAAAATTCCGCCT TTTCTGGAATGTTTGGCTATAATCACCTTTGTTGGTGGGAATGATGAAGAGGAAACTCAGAGATCAATGGACATATTGTGGAGAGTGATTCATCCCAAATTAGGTTCCAAT gtAGTTGCGGCCAAACCTTCTGCTCCATTAATAACTGCCGTGGTATCTGCATGGTCCTTTCTCCTCTCTACCTTGAGTGAATTGAAACTGAATTCAAAATTTTGGCAAAG TTCCATATCTTATTTATCTAGTCTTCTAGAAAAGGAAGATCGGTCGGTACGCATTGCTGCTGGCGAAGCACTGGCTCTAATTTTCGATATTGGCAGCATACAGAAATTTTCTGCTGCATCTGAGAGCACAGGTGATATGACGCAAGAAGAGAGTAAAGTGCAGGAAAGTTACATACATTTACAAGGATTGAAAGGGAAGGTAAAAAATCAAGTTGAGAACCTTTCTGTTGAGGCCGGGGGAAAAGGTTCTGCTAAGAAAGATCTTAATACTCAAAGGAACTTGTTCCGAGATATCTTGGACTTTTTTGAG TATGGTGACTCTCCTGAAATTTCAATGAAGATTGGTGGCGATTCACTGCAGACATCATCTTGGTCCCAAATGATACAG TTGAACTATCTCAAGCACTTTTTAGGGGGAGGATTCATCAAGCATATGCAG GAAAATGGGTTCCTTCATGATGTTTTTAATTTCACCCCGAAGAAAAGATATCTTGGTGGCAATGAACCCCGAATGTCCAGTGGTGAAAAG AGAATGTTCAAGTCTCCAAATTCCGTTCAGAACAAAGCAAGGACTCAATTGCTTAATAAACAACGATTGTTATCTGAG GGTAGAAACTTAGGTCATTATGCAGCTAATGCAGGTGATGATGAAGCATGA
- the LOC112697773 gene encoding protein NPGR1 has product MLCACSGEQFKFEEAPPQSPESLATRDFSASGLSSSRTGGDWDSKFDQNQVEEAESTLKEALSLNYEEARALLGRLEYQRGNFDAALQVFQGIEIKALTPRMIRAIAERTRPKKQRSRADNVVPNVMSMHSVSLLVEAILLKSKSLEELGRYTGAANTCSIILDMVESALPNGMPDGIAEECKLQDMFHRAIELLPTLWIKAGNLDEAVMAYRRALIKPWNMEPGKLASMQKDLATTLLYCGAEVDLPPQLQARSPATPKSNIEEAILLLLVLMAKMVVQEIQWDSETADHLTFALSVTGMFESLADYVEQILPGIYDRAERWYFLALCYSAAGQDEVALNLLRKSCGSSEANCRPHFPSFLFGAKLCSRYPNHALEGIKFSRKAIDLAKLQNKHFLGQGKKFLGVCSGTAARRSVLDSERTIFQRESLNFLNEAALSQNDDPEVIFNLGLENAIQRNLDAAFDNIMMYSDMTVGSSKRGWQLLALIVSAQQRFKDSETIVDFALEDTEKIDQLELLRLKAVLQIAQQKPKQAVETYRILLALIQAKKEPWHQDKKNFDQAKAFKHEALQERKLEMEAWQDLATIYADFSSFLDAKACLDKAQLIEFFSPRSWHITGMLFEAQSLYQEAFVSFSISLSIEPDYIPSIISSAELMIKLGMQSLPIARSFLMNALRIEPTNHDAWFNLGLVSKMEGSLQQAADFFQAAYELKLSAPVQKFE; this is encoded by the exons ATGTTGTGTGCTTGCTCAGGGGAGCAATTCAAATTCGAGGAGGCACCGCCGCAGTCACCGGAGTCATTGGCAACGAGAGATTTCTCTGCCAGTGGACTTTCTTCATCAAGGACTGGGGGTGATTGGGATTCTAAATTTGATCAGAACCAAGTTGAAGAAGCTGAATCAACTCTTAAAGAAGCTCTTTCTTTGAACTATGAG GAAGCTCGGGCTTTGCTGGGGAGGCTTGAATATCAAAGAGGGAACTTTGATGCTGCCCTTCAAGTTTTTCAGGGCATTGAAATCAAGGCCTTGACACCAAGGATGATAAGAGCCATTGCTGAAAGAACTAGGCCAAAAAAACAACGTTCTAGAGCTGATAATGTGGTCCCTAATGTGATGTCAATGCATTCAGTAAGCCTTCTTGTTGAGGCAATCTTGCTTAAATCCAAGTCCTTAGAGGAACTCGGGCGATACACCG GGGCTGCAAACACGTGCAGCATAATTCTGGATATGGTTGAGTCTGCTCTTCCTAATGGAATGCCGGATGGCATCGCCGAAGAGTGTAAGTTGCAAGACATGTTCCACAGAGCAATTGAATTGCTTCCAACTCTATGGATCAAGGCAGGTAATTTAGACGAAGCTGTCATGGCTTATCGCCGTGCTTTGATCAAGCCGTGGAATATGGAGCCAGGAAAGTTGGCCAGTATGCAAAAAGATTTGGCCACCACACTACTCTATTGTGGTGCTGAAGTAGACCTGCCGCCACAATTACAAGCTAGGTCTCCAGCGACACCAAAGAGTAACATCGAAGAAGCAATACTTTTGCTATTAGTACTCATGGCAAAGATGGTGGTTCAGGAAATACAATGGGACAGTGAAACAGCGGATCATCTAACATTCGCACTTTCTGTTACCGGAATGTTTGAATCATTGGCTGATTATGTGGAGCAGATCCTTCCTGGTATCTATGATCGAGCCGAGAGATGgtactttcttgctctttgttACAGTGCAGCTGGTCAGGACGAAGTGGCCTTGAATTTATTGAGGAAGTCTTGTGGTAGTTCTGAAGCAAATTGCAGACCCCATTTCCCTTCATTTTTGTTTGGTGCTAAACTGTGTTCCCGGTATCCAAACCATGCTCTTGAAGGCATTAAGTTTTCCCGCAAAGCTATCGATCTAGCAAAGCTTCAAAATAAGCATTTTTTGGGTCAGGGCAAAAAATTTCTGGGTGTTTGCTCCGGCACTGCGGCTAGAAGATCTGTGCTGGATTCTGAAAGAACTATATTTCAAAGAGAGTCTTTGAACTTTCTAAATGAGGCTGCTCTAAGTCAAAATGATGATCCTGAAGTGATCTTCAACCTTGGACTTGAAAATGCAATTCAAAGGAATCTTGATGCAGCTTTCGACAATATAATGATGTACTCAGATATGACTGTTGGTAGCTCGAAAAGAGGTTGGCAACTGTTAGCGCTCATAGTATCTGCACAACAGCGGTTTAAGGATTCAGAAACAATAGTTGATTTTGCGTTAGAAGATACTGAAAAGATTGACCAGTTAGAACTTCTGAGATTGAAAGCAGTACTCCAGATCGCGCAGCAGAAACCGAAGCAAGCAGTAGAGACCTACAGAATCTTGCTAGCACTGATCCAGGCTAAAAAGGAGCCTTGGCATCAAGATAAGAAGAACTTTGATCAAGCAAAAGCATTCAAACATGAG GCACTTCAAGAAAGGAAGTTGGAAATGGAAGCATGGCAGGATTTGGCAACAATATATGCAGACTTTAGTTCATTTCTTGATGCAAAAGCTTGTCTTGACAAAGCTCAGTTAATAGAATTTTTCTCTCCCAGAAGTTGGCACATTACTG GAATGTTATTTGAAGCGCAATCATTATACCAGGAGGCCTTTGTTTCATTCTCAATCTCATTGTCAATAGAACCTGATTACATTCCAAGTATTATTTCATCTGCAGAATTGATGATCAAACTTGGTATGCAATCACTTCCAATTGCAAGAAGCTTTTTGATGAATGCATTGAGAATAGAACCAACAAACCATGATGCTTGGTTCAACCTTGGATTGGTTTCTAAAATGGAAGGTTCATTACAACAAGCAGCAGATTTCTTTCAAGCTGCATATGAACTCAAGCTTTCAGCTCCAGTGCAAAAATTTGAGTAA